CAGGAGGACGAAGACGGCGGCCAGCGGGTCGAACAGCAGGCCGAAGTCGACCCGCAGATCACCGACCGCGATGAAGTCCCAGAGGCTCAGCTCGACCGACTTGTTCTCCAGGCCACGCAGCTGGAAGAAGGAGGCCAGGCCGAGCACGAACGCGGCACCGATGGCGGCGACGCCCAACCAGTGCCCCCAGCGATCGGCCCGCCGGCCGAGCAGCAGCAGGATGGCCGCGCTGACCAGCGGGATCGCCACGAGCAGCCAGACGCTGCCGAGCAAGCCCGTGGCACCGGCGTACTGCACAGTCTCTTCCACTTGCTTGCCCCTTAGTACTTGAGCAGGTTGGCGTCGTCGACGCTCGCGGAGCGTCGAGTCCGGAAGATCGACATGATGATCGCGAGACCGACCACGACCTCAGCCGCCGCCACCACCATCACGAAGAACGCCATGATCTGACCGTTGAGGTCACCGTTGATCCGGCTGAAGGTGACCAGCGTCAGGTTGGCCGCGTTGAGCATCAGCTCCACGCACATGAACAGCACTATCGCGTTGCGCCGGACGAGCACCCCGGCGGCGCCGATGGTGAACAGCACCGCGGCGAGTACCAGGTAGTAGTTCGGCTCGACCGAGAAGAACCCGTCCATTACTTGTCCGTCCCCTTCAGCGAGGTCTCCTCGGCGGTCAGCTCGCGCTGCGGAAGGATCGCCGGGGTGCTGCGGTCGGTCAGGCGGCCGTCGGGCAGCCGGGCCGGGGTGGCCACCGAGGAAGAGGTCGCGAAGACTCCGGGGCCCGGCTTGGGGCCGGGATAGTTACCCGGAGCGAAGCGCGCCCGCATGGTGGCCGGCTGGTCCATCTTGTCCTGCTTGCGCCGCTCGACGTGCGCCAGCACCATGGCGCCGACCGCCGCGGTGATCAGCAGCGCCGAGGTCAGCTCGAACGCGAAGACGTACTTGGTGAACAGCAGACGGGCGATGCCTTGCACGTTCCCCTCCGCGTTGGCCTGCTCCAGGCCGACCGCGGTGGTCTCGTCCAGCGCCTGGTAGACGCCGCTGCCGATCAGGCCGGCGAAGCCCAGCCCGAGCGCGATCGCGGCGACCCGCTGGCCGCGTAGCGTCTCGATCAGTGAGTCCGAGGAGTCCCGGCCGACCAGCATCAGCACGAACAGGAAGAGCATCATGATCGCGCCGGTGTAGACGATGATCTGCACCATGCCGATGAACGGACCGGCCTGGAGCACGTAGAACACGCCCAGGCAGAGCATCGTCAGCACCAGCCAGAGCGCCGAGTGCACGGCGTTGCGCGCCGCCACCATGCCGATCGCCCCGATCAACGCCAGCGGGGCGAGGATCCAGAAGGTGACCGCCTCGCCGCCGGGCACCGAACCCGCCGCGGCGAGCACCGTCTCCGTGGTCATGCTCCGTCTCCCTTACCCGCGCCGGCTCGCTGGGCCGCCTGCTCGGCGCCCGGGAACGTCACGCCGGGGTGCTCCTCGACCTGGTAGCGGCCGGGGCCCATCGGGGACTTCTCCGCACCGGCGGAGGTGCCCGGGTTGTCCAACGCGCCCACGTAGTAGTCCTTCTCGCTGTCACCCAGACGCATCGGGTGCGGCGGCTGCTCCATGCCTTCGAGCAGCGGTGCGAGCAGCTGCTCCTTGGTGAAGATCAGATCCTGCCGGTTGTCCCGGGCCAGCTCGTACTCGTTGCTCATGGTGAGCGAACGGGTCGGGCAGGCCTCGATGCACAACCCGCAGAAGATGCACCGGGCGTAGTTGATCTGGTAGACGCTGGCGTACCGCTCGCCCGGCGAGAAACGCTGCTCGTCGGTGTTGTCGCCACCCTCGACGAAGATCGCGTCCGCCGGGCAGGCCCAGGCGCACAGCTCACAGCCGATGCACTTCTCCAGCCCGTCCGGGTGCCGGTTGAGGATGTGCCGCCCGTGGTAGCGCGGCGCCGACACCGGCGGCTTGAACGGGTAGTCGGTGGTGACGACCTTCCTGAACATGTGCGAGAAGGTGACCCCGAAGCCCTTGAACGTTCCGGTGATCGTGCCCACGTCACACCTCCCTGGAGTCCGAGCCGGTGGCGATGTTGGCCGGCTCCCGCTCGGCGACCACGCGCGTGATACGCGGGCTCGGTGGTACCTGAAGATCCATCGGTGGCAGCGGGAAGCTCCCGTACGGCCGGCTGTCCACCTTTTCCTGCGTCGTCGGCTTCGGCTGCGGTCGGCGGCTGGGCCAGAACAGCGTGGCGATCAGCAGGATGCCGGCCGGGATGCCGACGGCGATCATCTTGCCGCGCGTGTCCCAGTCCTCGATGGAGCGCAGGCCCGACAGGACCAGGATCCAGACCAGGTTGATCGGCAGCAGCACCTTCCAGCCGAAGCGCATGAACTGGTCGTAACGCAGCCGAGGCAGCGTGCCGCGCAGCCACACGAAGACGAAGACCAGCGCGATCACCTTGCCGAAGAACCAGAGCATCGGCCACCAACCGGAGTTGGCGCCCTCCCAGATGGTGATCGGCCACGGCGCACGCCAACCGCCGAGGAACAGCGTGGTGGTGACCGCCGACATGGTCACCATCGCGACGTACTCGCTGAGCATGAAGAGCGCGAACTTCAGCGAGCTGTACTCGGTCATGAAGCCGGCGACCAGCTCGGACTCGGCCTCGGGCAGGTCGAACGGCGCCCGGTTGGTCTCGCCCACTGTGGCGATGAAGAAGATGATGAAGCTGGGCAGCAGCAGGATCGCGTACCAGCCGGGGGCGGGCAGGTCGAAACCGCCGATGCTCAGCTGCGTCCCGTGCGCCTGCTTGGCGACGATCCCGCTTGTGCTCATCGTGCCGGCGGTCATGAACACCGCCACGATGGAGAGCCCCATGGCGACCTCGTAGGAGATCATCTGGGCGCTCGACCGCAGGCCGCCGAGGAGCGGGTACGTCGAGCCGGACGCCCAGCCGCCCAGCACGATGCCGTAGACGCCCATCGAGGAGCAGGCCAGCAGCAACAGGACCGCCACCGGCACGTCGGTGACCTGCAGCGGCGTGTGGTGGCCGAAGATGCTCACCATCGGGCCGAACGGCACCACCGCCAGCGCGGTGACCGCGCAGATCACCGAGATGGTCGGGGCGAAGAAGTAGACGACCTTGTCGGCCGCCTTCGGCAGGATGTCCTCCTTGAAGGCCATCTTCAAACCGTCGGCGAGGGTCTGCAGCAGGCCGAACGGGCCGACCTGGTTGGGGCCGGGCCGCACCTGCATGTAGCCCACGACGCGCCGCTCGAACCAGACGCCGAGCAGGGTGGCCACCAGACCGAAGGCGAACGCAAAGACGATCTTGATGAGAACCAGCCACCACGGATCGCGACCGAAGTCGGCCAGCGTCGGGTCCTGGGCCAGGTATGACGGAGTCACTGGTTACCCCCGGTGTTGAGGAGCGGACCCGGGAGACCGGCCTCGTCCGCCGCCACCCGCCCGGCCGGAACGACCGCGCTCGGTGCGGGAACGGAGATCCGCACGACCGCGCCGGACGTCGCACCGAGGCTGCGTCGCACGGTCGAACCCGGTGAGTTGGTCGGCAGCCAGACCACGCCGTCCGGCATCTCGGTGAGCTCCGCCGGCAGGGTCAGCGCCCCCCGGTCCGTGCCCACCGTGACCGGGTCGCCATCGGCGACCCCGAGCGCCTCGGCGGTGCCCTTGCCCAGCCGCACCACCGGCGGGCGGGCGGTGCCGGCGAGGTGCTCGTCGCCGTCGGTCAGGGTGCCCAGGTCGACAAGCTGGTGCCAGGTGGCCAGCACGGCCTCCCCGGCGCCCGGGTGCGGCACAGTGCCCGGCGCCACCGACGGCGGGGCCGGCCGACGGGTGCGGGTCGCCGGCAGCGAGCCCAGCTCACGGCGCACGCTCGGCACGTCAGCGGTGCCGAGCCGCACGTCGAGCAGCGCGGCAAGCGCGTCGAGCACCCGCCCGTCGTTCATCGCCGCGGTCTGCAGCACCGCCTCGAACGGACGCAGCCGACCCTCCCAGTCCAGGAAGCTGCCGGCCTTCTCGACCACCGGGGCGATCGGGAGCACCACGTTGGCCCGCCGGGTCACCGCGCTGCCGCGCAGCTCCAGGCTGACCAGGAAGGGCACCGCGTCCAGGGCGGTCTCGGCGAGCCGCGGGTCGGCCAGGTCGGCCGGGTCGACCCCGCCGACCACCAGCGCGCCGAGCTGCCCGTTCGCCGCAGCCGCCAGGATCTGGTCGGTGTCCCGACCGGCCTGGCTCGGGATCACCCCGGCCGGGATGTCCCACGCCTCGCCCAGCTCGGCGCGGGCGGCCGGCTCGGTGACCAGCCGGCCACCGGGGAGCAGGTTGGGCAGGCAGCCCGCGTCGACCGCGCCGCGGTCACCCGCGCGCCGCGGCACCCAGGCCAGCTTCGCGCCGGTACGCCGAGCCACGTCCGCCGCGGCGGAGAGCCCGCCCGGCACGCTGGCCAGCCGCTCGCCGACGATCAGGATCGCGCCCGGCGCGCTCAGCGCCTCGGCGACCGTGGCGTGCTCGGCGAGCACGCTGGCCTCCTCGCCCGGCACCACCCGGGCCAGCTTGGCACCGAGCTTCTCCAGGCCCCGGGTGGCGAACGGCGCCAGCGCGTACACCGTCAGGGTCTTCTTCAGGTACGCCTTGCGCAGCCGCAGGAAGAGGATCGGGCACTCCTCCTCCGGCTCCAGGCCGACCAGCACCACCGCCGGCGCGTTCTCCACGTCGGTGTAGGTGACGTCGGTGACCCCGGCGACCGAGCTGGCCAGGAAGTCGGCCTCCTCG
Above is a window of Micromonospora coriariae DNA encoding:
- the nuoK gene encoding NADH-quinone oxidoreductase subunit NuoK yields the protein MDGFFSVEPNYYLVLAAVLFTIGAAGVLVRRNAIVLFMCVELMLNAANLTLVTFSRINGDLNGQIMAFFVMVVAAAEVVVGLAIIMSIFRTRRSASVDDANLLKY
- a CDS encoding NADH-quinone oxidoreductase subunit J, with product MTTETVLAAAGSVPGGEAVTFWILAPLALIGAIGMVAARNAVHSALWLVLTMLCLGVFYVLQAGPFIGMVQIIVYTGAIMMLFLFVLMLVGRDSSDSLIETLRGQRVAAIALGLGFAGLIGSGVYQALDETTAVGLEQANAEGNVQGIARLLFTKYVFAFELTSALLITAAVGAMVLAHVERRKQDKMDQPATMRARFAPGNYPGPKPGPGVFATSSSVATPARLPDGRLTDRSTPAILPQRELTAEETSLKGTDK
- the nuoI gene encoding NADH-quinone oxidoreductase subunit NuoI → MGTITGTFKGFGVTFSHMFRKVVTTDYPFKPPVSAPRYHGRHILNRHPDGLEKCIGCELCAWACPADAIFVEGGDNTDEQRFSPGERYASVYQINYARCIFCGLCIEACPTRSLTMSNEYELARDNRQDLIFTKEQLLAPLLEGMEQPPHPMRLGDSEKDYYVGALDNPGTSAGAEKSPMGPGRYQVEEHPGVTFPGAEQAAQRAGAGKGDGA
- a CDS encoding NADH-quinone oxidoreductase subunit G, yielding MTDVAKQTETVTLTIDGVEVTAPKGTLLIRVAEQMGTEIPRFCDHPLLAPAGACRQCLVEVEGQRKPVASCTQAVADGMVVRTQLTSPVAKKAQEGVMELLLLNHPLDCPMCDKGGECPLQNQAMSTGRTDSRFHEHKREYEKPVAISSQVLLDRERCVLCQRCTRFSEEIAGDKFIDLMGRSSAEEINIYRDDAYGEEGDAGDVPFNSYFSGNTVQICPVGALTGAQYRFRARPFDLVSSPSVCEHCSAGCGQRTDWRRGKVLRRLAGDEPAVNEEWNCDKGRWGFQYTRAADRLTTPLVRDEQTGELREASWSEALTVAAEGLHAARESGQGTAVLTGGRLTVEDAYAYAKFARVALNTNDIDFRARPVSREEADFLASSVAGVTDVTYTDVENAPAVVLVGLEPEEECPILFLRLRKAYLKKTLTVYALAPFATRGLEKLGAKLARVVPGEEASVLAEHATVAEALSAPGAILIVGERLASVPGGLSAAADVARRTGAKLAWVPRRAGDRGAVDAGCLPNLLPGGRLVTEPAARAELGEAWDIPAGVIPSQAGRDTDQILAAAANGQLGALVVGGVDPADLADPRLAETALDAVPFLVSLELRGSAVTRRANVVLPIAPVVEKAGSFLDWEGRLRPFEAVLQTAAMNDGRVLDALAALLDVRLGTADVPSVRRELGSLPATRTRRPAPPSVAPGTVPHPGAGEAVLATWHQLVDLGTLTDGDEHLAGTARPPVVRLGKGTAEALGVADGDPVTVGTDRGALTLPAELTEMPDGVVWLPTNSPGSTVRRSLGATSGAVVRISVPAPSAVVPAGRVAADEAGLPGPLLNTGGNQ
- the nuoH gene encoding NADH-quinone oxidoreductase subunit NuoH, with product MTPSYLAQDPTLADFGRDPWWLVLIKIVFAFAFGLVATLLGVWFERRVVGYMQVRPGPNQVGPFGLLQTLADGLKMAFKEDILPKAADKVVYFFAPTISVICAVTALAVVPFGPMVSIFGHHTPLQVTDVPVAVLLLLACSSMGVYGIVLGGWASGSTYPLLGGLRSSAQMISYEVAMGLSIVAVFMTAGTMSTSGIVAKQAHGTQLSIGGFDLPAPGWYAILLLPSFIIFFIATVGETNRAPFDLPEAESELVAGFMTEYSSLKFALFMLSEYVAMVTMSAVTTTLFLGGWRAPWPITIWEGANSGWWPMLWFFGKVIALVFVFVWLRGTLPRLRYDQFMRFGWKVLLPINLVWILVLSGLRSIEDWDTRGKMIAVGIPAGILLIATLFWPSRRPQPKPTTQEKVDSRPYGSFPLPPMDLQVPPSPRITRVVAEREPANIATGSDSREV